ttaaaaattaagaaataatttatagcaaaagagtgttttaacactatttatgcacgatgggcgatTATACGttgcgtgaaattatttgtacgacgtattatcGCCCGAGTGTATACATTGTGTTAAAACAATCGAAAAaagttttttccctttataagttaCACAGTTTTATCAATCgagaaacatgttttaatcatGTTATTTTGAAGGAAACAATCTACTGTAATAAACTAGTTCAATTTAGATATAAGCTGGGTATTGAAGGTTTTTTTCATGCAAGTGAGGCAGAGTTATATATCcttctgctataaattatttctattctaatatgcctttaatctaaaacagtagataaattatagtagtgctctttcttggtcgcaacaaaaactttgacgtcaccgcacgttaaagtaacgtcattctagcgtaagcgtgttttaacagagacaaacatattagaataTATGGTAAACACTTGAATTGTCTTTTCTCATcattattaaaaagtaaaaaaaaaatgttttcgttttaattttaacatatttctttatCTATATCCAACTTTATCTCAGTTTCACTCTCAACCAACTTCATTTATATAATGTATGTTTCTGCCAtaacatatatatgtaataaacatgaaaatgatGGAAAGGAACAATGCATAATATGTTACATTAACGactatgaaatatttcaataaagaTTTGCACAAATGATGACTCATAAaaacattcataaaatattacaacataTACAGTATATGAAGAAATGTTCACCTCGAGAAATATAAATATCGACCCAGGCGTCAAcagaggtctatattcatatttcgagggagGAACATTTTATAAGGCAGCTCTGCACGTTcagatcattttttttctacaatgtagcaTTTGATGAAACCCTGCTTTATGAAAATTTCAGAATATGCTAAGAAAATTGGGCGAATAAAAAACATAGGGCCATGTGCTTGTTTTTTGCCTGACTGTTTGGAAAAAAATTGAACATCACGCAAGtttttgtaattgaaatcaatggaaaaattacagttttagtaatattttcgcgaaaaaaaaatctacaatgtacatttaaatgaaatttcacacagtCGTAACTCAACATATAGTtttataatatggtgaaataaaatgtgtatgtccTTGTTTTTGAAACGAGTGCATGCACATAAATAGATCCGCATAATTCAAGCTGACTTTGAGAGAATATTTTGACTTATTTAACGTGTCAaccattttaatatcatattatgtctttaaaaagacGTTGTCGTATCAATATGTCTTTTACTtatgggttgccattaattcacaAAATGATTTTCACTTCCGTATGCCAAGTCAAGGCTATATTCTGCTTATCCGTATAAATGAtattacgccattacttccggtttaccaAATGTGTAGAACTAACTTAAAGGAACTCTGAATTGAATGTATTAATATTCATGATATCAATATCTTCTCTGCTGTTTTGGATATATGTATGAAGTATATTTTTCTGTGAGATATATCACAGGTGCTCTCTTGTCTGTTGAGTGGGGCACTGACCCTGACACGTGTGAAAGTTTATTTTACATAAAGCAATTCATAAGCATCATTCTCATTAATGTTGTCAGCATTCTTATAGTCAAATGGAGAAAGTTAGACAAAATTTAAGATCAAAACAATTTTGAGATATGTTTACCAACTTACTCCTAATAGTCATTTTTGCTCACAGAATTACAAATAACAGTTATGAATGATGTGAATTCCTCTACTGGAGAAAGAGAACAAAGAGGCATTATAATACATACCTTTATATTGTGTAAAAAAAGCGTGAACAAAAACTATTGCATAACTGTATGTCCACTTTGGCTAGATTTAGATGTGGTGTCGCACCATTACGCATTGAGACCGGCAGATATGTGTTTGAAAGAtagcattttaaatgaaaaattatgtcTCCTTTTGAAAGATAAGATTCGAAACAAATAACATACTTATGCAATGTGAATTATGTTATTACATCGTAAATAATTAATGTGATGTTTTCTGATTACATAAATAATGTACAGCCATTATAGCTTGTATTCATTAATGAGATGTTTTCTGATTACACAACTATTCATAATTCTATACAGTTAGTGATTAAAAGGTGAATCGAGTTTAATTTCTATTGGATGTGAATTGATTACTTAAAGGGGAATTTACTGCAAAAGTTTCccagtattttttatttaattacagTGGTACCATTAGGGAATTTCAAAGGTCATAACAACAAAAGTTTATTTCATGTGGAATTTTGAATGATTAAATCAGTATTATTATTGTCGCGTCGTCACGTtgatttattatatcatttttatttggtaataaaattcaaacgtagcaatatttttatattatttaaatttaaaatgtttcaaaaataataaattccAATTTGCATAAATATGAATATTGTCTCTGTTTTTCAgtctttgtttacattattatacGTAGcgcttgttgttttttattaagtGAACAAGCAAAGAAAGAAGAACAGAAAAACTTAATACAACAATGTCAATAAGAGGACAGCCAATCATACCAATGTcggtatattttcaaaataaagtagtATTGCTGACTGAAATGAATGTACATCGATAGATTTGATCACAgcaacaaaaatgttttgttttgtaatatattcaGCGTAGCTCTACGGTAGAAAGTGACACAGAGACTGATCTAGGAACAGTTTGTATGCATTTGATGTAATTGAACTACGACTTGAACATTGACTCATTTATTAAAGAAGGGAAGGAATATGTATGATGTGTTTTCTAACTCTTTGCAATAAAATtgtataagtattttatattaatactagaattatgttttttgaactttttaacattttcctgCAGTGACACCTAGCTATTAACGGGTAATCAAAACTTTTTATCTATGAGCATGAATGATTGCGTGATAACATTCTGTAGCGCATTGTCAGTATGCGTAAATAAACTTTTGATTGCAGCAACACCATGTCTAATTCCTGCTATTACTAAatgaacaagtatttcaaaatatcagaaAACAAAAAGCTGACCAGCCTATCAATAAAGTCATTACATATTGTTGAAAGCGAAAGCGACAAACCATTCAAATCATTGGAAAAATATTAATGAGAGAACTCCTTGCATGGACAggtaaatcaattaaaacatcaATTGAAATGCTACACCAATAAATAGAGGACGGATTGGAGATAATATATTTTAGAACTAGGATGCATTGAAGGTTATATATTTTAGAACTATGATGCGCTGGAGGTTGGGTTTTACTTTTACATTCTATTATATTGGGGacaaaactaaaactgaaaagGATCCGTTATGAAAtgttaattttatcttttatgcgTTTCAGGTTAGACTTTAATTAAAACTATTATCTCTTAAGTAGTTAATCATACGCAATAATCAAAGCCTGAATTCCAGATTCTTCtcgttattttcattttgaagagCTTGCTTATAACATCAAAAAAGCAGTAACAAAAGAAATTTAGCATGAAAACATACTAAATAAAAAGCAATAGTACCGTTTATGGAACTTAAGCAGTAAATCGAGCCTTAATAAAAATTGTAGTGTTATGAAGCAGAgaatttgtttaatttacttGTCACGGTGTATTTTACTCCAAATAAAATAAGTGTGATGAAAATATGTTAATCTATGTTTTAAAGCGACACATATACATGGGTTTAAACTGTTATCACATCTTAATAtattagtttgaaatatttttcttttacttgGATGATGATTCCGGACATACACAAAGGgttcaaatggcaaatttatattcatttttctaaatcatcaaatattagCGACTTAAAGGCGTTCATCACAATATtgtgtgcgcagctcaatcgcgcagcaagcgataaccactgtaaagttcGGGATTCTCCGCCGAAAGTACATATTTGTccgatatgcagcgcactcgcgcaaaaaaacatcgtatgtactgacaatataggtcatgcatccatattttaaaagtgatggtgttttattggaggagtagtcgtaTGAAGTGCTCGAATCAAATACATTGTGGGCAGCCAATTAGAAAGTAAAccatttcgtccagtaatgatgcagccgactccaagtcaaataaaattccagaaaatcttaacgtagatctatctccttcaagttcaaatgttgcttcctaaaaatgttgttatactttttgtgccccatcctgcatttcacgtagtaagaccagagttatggcccttgacagtcaaattgtacaCAAAggttctaaacatttgtgtcgcatgtacctcaaagtatatgcgccaagagtcatgaaaacacacaagaattaaattcagcatacGAAGTCGTGcacaaatgattttatacgaggtttcactcagtaaaaacagatttatgtcccttgacgtggtcaaatatatacgtaaatggcatgtgaaagcttgtgtagcacgtatctcaaaaagtatttgacctagaggcatgcaaccttaaaggagcatcaTTCCGATTATTCCGCTCGTGAGTAAGAAAattggttaagaaactgataataacattgtgcaatttgttttgtaagaaaaaaatgttcataatttgtaggtgggtggggtaatgaaaaaatacttttgtgggtggagtaaatattttttaatttctcttaaaaacaagcacgggttgatattattttttttggtttagaatTTTTCGTCTTAGTTCtaacttacataatataaaatttggtaaaattctgtccgctagatttttcatatcattaagaaatacttcgtgtttttctcagtttcagatacttccgacatctgtcaagagtaatttttctgagttaatacatctatatgttgacattttatgcatagttaaagtggtttcattaattgtgatgcataaacagtaacatcagagtgaaactttgaataaatagttgtttgcagttgtttgcagtagttttattataacatgtatgtattgtttcttcagaaaaaaataccgatttggtgttcttaataaactttaaatattgaaaaaagaagcacgggtacctatcatttttattttttattttaacttgtcatacatcaatctataaatatgcaaagttacaaaaaaatctgtctgctagaaataattgtgaaaaaacatctttaaataaaaataatcattcgCGCATTTTACATTTCAGATCATCAGTTTTCAAAACACGACCTTTTACATTGATTTGTGtttattaaggtattggacccctaatagtaatgtttaaaagatAGAATTTgctggtatattcttaaagttgaccatgtttcgcactgtgttgcaaattttaaacaacttttaccgtgccgtttcttgtaaattttgtataatttatgatatttcctcaagctcaagtagagacaaatttcaatgtgatggacGCTAGcgaaaacgtttgcagagaattcataacagcattaattttgataaaagaaacatcaaactattggtaaacaattataaaacacaaaataaaactgtaaatataattttgtctagggtgcctcaagtaaacagatttaatgagacagaattctaccTGTAACATTGAAAAATCTAGGTCGAATCATTCAGGTCTGTTCttaattttgctcacttcattcaaaaataaccttggggcagaagtaaaacctacctgcatttcttccgcaatatgtaatctaaagaatgaaggcaaaatagagaacttttaccgcatgtaactcagtatttttaaagatgtctagctctacccctcctgattcagaagtaaattcactttgaacagcaagaaatcgcttataaaatgaaaattttccacttttgtacaatacatccataataagtcgtgaaagaagtaaaaacttactagaaaaaaaggaaattatggaaaaaatgtttttggtcccagtggggcttgaacctacgccctcctaaaattgcagtaaaagtaggtttatggtaggaactgaatactcttcaaaaaggaaggtactctattacgggtccaataccttaaaagcACATTTTAATGTCTGAGATTACACACTTAGAAGAACGgcaatatatgtaaattatgatAGCGCATGACCTGAAACTGGTGTGTATAATGTATATACTATGTGTTTGTACAATCCACTGCTATAACATCGACGTTGTCAAGTCGTTGCTTAGAAACAAGACAGCAGATTATGACAAGAATTTACGACCAACGTCAAACCAGTCGGCTCCAACGGTTGTTTATGCAGCTATGAAAGTTATTTCTATTCAGGAATTTGATGAAGTACAGGAGAAGTTGACAATAACAGCATTTTTAGCCCTGTACTGGACTGATGAATTTTATGATATGGAACATCAGCGAATATGACGGTATATCAGATGTCATTTTAGGGAGCGATCAATTCTGGACCCCGAATCTAGTTCTGGTAAACAACGCTAATAAATTACAAAGGCTTGGAGATTCTTGGCAACCGATTCGATTCACACATGAAGGTGATGCTTCATTTTTTCCAGGAGATGTGTTTTCAGCAACATGTAGAACAGATGTTACTCTTTATCCGTTGGATAGCCATTGGTGTGGATTTACTTTCACGCCTTGGGCCCATTCGTCAAGCGAGATCTATTTACACCCATTAATTGATAAGGTACAGAAACAATTCTTCTCTGAAAACGGGGCTTGGCAATTTCTTGATTCTAATGTTGCTCGTACAGGAAACGCAGATATTTCGTTTTACATCAGGTTAGAAAGGAGACCTCTGTTTGTTCTCGTAAACATTATAATGCCAGTTATATTTATGACGTTCCTGAACGCAATGGTATTTTGCATTCCCGCCAAAAGTGGTGAAAGAATGTGCTACAGCATAACAGTTTTATTAGCGATAGCAGTTTTCCTTACAATAGTTGGAGAAAACATGCCAAAGACGTCCACCCCAATGTCAAATTTTAGTTACTACTTATTGGTCATACTTATCATAAGCGCGTGTATTACCCTGACAACGATATTTGTTctacatgtttttcattttgaaaagacAGAGCCAGTTACTGGATGGTGGCTTAAAATAGCAAAACTTCCCTCATGCAGAAAGAATACGAAGGGCAAAAGATATAAGAGAAATAAAAACGGAACAATTACAACCATAGACGAATGTCCACCGACGTCAtctacatattttcattcatcaACATCGGTTTACGATGTTGGAAGTTTATCTAGAAATGAGGTCGTGAACGTGTCTACGACATATAACGATAACGTATACTTGCAGTGTCTGCAAAGacaaaatgaatgaaaagaaaagttcGATAGAAGATTTGACAAATTCGCACGATAAATCTGGTGAGTACACGCTGAGTGATACAGAGTTGTC
This Mercenaria mercenaria strain notata chromosome 17, MADL_Memer_1, whole genome shotgun sequence DNA region includes the following protein-coding sequences:
- the LOC123537101 gene encoding acetylcholine receptor subunit beta-type acr-3-like, whose protein sequence is MNFMIWNISEYDGISDVILGSDQFWTPNLVLVNNANKLQRLGDSWQPIRFTHEGDASFFPGDVFSATCRTDVTLYPLDSHWCGFTFTPWAHSSSEIYLHPLIDKVQKQFFSENGAWQFLDSNVARTGNADISFYIRLERRPLFVLVNIIMPVIFMTFLNAMVFCIPAKSGERMCYSITVLLAIAVFLTIVGENMPKTSTPMSNFSYYLLVILIISACITLTTIFVLHVFHFEKTEPVTGWWLKIAKLPSCRKNTKGKRYKRNKNGTITTIDECPPTSSTYFHSSTSVYDVGSLSRNEVVNVSTTYNDNVYLQCLQRQNE